In one window of Streptomyces sp. NBC_01224 DNA:
- the mtrB gene encoding MtrAB system histidine kinase MtrB, with the protein MPMSSAAPQPGEPGARAERAAAPGQEASQVRRLLQGGRLFHDRAPGGPVPRLLMRWVRRPLLPAVRLWRRNLQLRVVAGTLLMSLGVVLLLGLVVIGQVRNGLLDAKSKAAQTQAAGGFAAAQEKANAPLTPGGQGGDTADGTSANNSWRTELVDQLASGGKNAFNVVALSADEGTRAPRGSGSVEAASIPQSLRDSVNKGPGAFQTYSLIQYANGQEPQPGLVVGKRLYDIDHNPYQLYYLFPLTQEEKSLTLVKGTLATAGLFVVVLLGAIAWFVVRQVVTPVRMAAGIAERLSAGRLQERMKVTGEDDIARLGEAFNKMAQNLQLKIQQLEELSRMQRRFVSDVSHELRTPLTTVRMAADVIHEARSDFDPVTARSAELLGDQLDRFESLLSDLLEISRFDAGAAALEAEPIDLRQVVRRVIGGAEPLAERKGTRIRVVGDEQPVIAEADARRVERVLRNLVVNAVEHGEGRDVVVRMAVAGGAVAVAVRDYGVGLKPGEATRVFNRFWRADPARARTTGGTGLGLSIAVEDARLHGGWLQAWGEPGGGSQFRLTLPRTADEPLRGSPIPLEPEDSRRNRENRERAAVASMTGSEHRLTAVPAQPGGNDRSALPVSSRTPVAPRTTPISVHPAALPGSGARVVARAAEDRPGGDFDSAVQDSERGDTNRGH; encoded by the coding sequence ATGCCCATGAGTAGCGCTGCTCCGCAGCCCGGGGAGCCGGGAGCCCGTGCGGAGCGGGCTGCTGCTCCAGGACAGGAGGCGTCCCAGGTCCGACGTCTTCTGCAGGGTGGCCGGTTGTTCCACGACCGGGCGCCCGGCGGTCCTGTGCCGCGACTGCTGATGCGCTGGGTGCGGCGTCCGCTGCTGCCCGCCGTGCGGCTTTGGCGACGCAACCTCCAGTTGCGGGTCGTCGCGGGCACGCTGCTCATGTCGCTCGGTGTGGTGCTGCTCCTCGGGCTGGTCGTGATCGGCCAGGTGCGCAACGGCCTGCTCGACGCGAAGAGCAAGGCTGCCCAGACCCAGGCCGCCGGCGGTTTCGCGGCGGCCCAGGAGAAGGCGAACGCCCCGCTCACGCCCGGTGGGCAGGGCGGCGACACTGCGGACGGCACCTCGGCCAACAACTCCTGGCGGACCGAGCTCGTCGACCAGCTCGCCAGTGGCGGCAAGAACGCCTTCAACGTGGTGGCACTCAGCGCCGACGAGGGCACCCGTGCGCCGCGCGGCTCGGGCAGTGTGGAGGCGGCGAGCATTCCGCAGAGCCTGCGGGACTCGGTGAACAAGGGCCCGGGGGCGTTCCAGACGTACTCCCTGATCCAGTACGCGAACGGACAGGAGCCGCAGCCCGGACTCGTGGTGGGCAAGCGCCTCTACGACATCGACCACAATCCGTACCAGCTTTACTACCTCTTCCCGCTGACGCAGGAGGAGAAGTCATTGACGCTGGTCAAGGGCACGCTGGCGACTGCGGGACTGTTCGTGGTCGTGCTGCTCGGGGCCATCGCCTGGTTCGTGGTGCGGCAGGTCGTCACGCCCGTACGGATGGCGGCGGGCATCGCCGAGCGGCTCTCCGCCGGCAGGCTCCAGGAGCGGATGAAGGTCACCGGCGAGGACGACATTGCCCGGCTCGGCGAGGCATTCAACAAGATGGCGCAGAACCTGCAGCTGAAGATCCAGCAGCTGGAGGAGCTGTCCCGGATGCAGCGGCGCTTCGTCTCCGACGTCTCCCACGAGCTGCGGACACCGCTGACGACCGTACGGATGGCCGCCGATGTCATCCACGAGGCCCGCAGCGACTTCGATCCCGTGACAGCGCGTTCCGCGGAGCTGCTCGGGGATCAGCTCGACCGGTTCGAGTCGCTGCTCTCCGATCTGCTGGAGATCAGCCGGTTCGACGCGGGCGCCGCCGCGCTGGAGGCCGAGCCGATAGATCTGCGTCAGGTCGTACGACGGGTGATCGGCGGGGCCGAGCCGCTGGCCGAGCGCAAGGGCACCCGTATCCGGGTGGTCGGCGATGAGCAGCCGGTGATCGCGGAGGCCGATGCACGGCGGGTCGAACGCGTCCTGCGTAACCTTGTGGTCAACGCCGTCGAGCATGGCGAGGGCAGGGACGTCGTGGTGCGGATGGCGGTGGCCGGAGGTGCGGTCGCAGTGGCCGTCCGGGACTACGGCGTGGGACTCAAGCCCGGCGAGGCTACGCGGGTGTTCAACCGTTTCTGGCGGGCCGATCCGGCTCGCGCACGGACGACCGGCGGCACCGGACTCGGACTGTCCATCGCCGTGGAGGATGCCCGGCTGCACGGCGGCTGGCTACAGGCATGGGGCGAGCCGGGCGGCGGTTCGCAGTTCCGGCTGACTCTGCCGCGCACGGCGGACGAACCGCTGCGCGGATCGCCGATACCGCTGGAACCCGAGGACTCCCGGCGCAACCGGGAGAACCGGGAGCGAGCCGCGGTCGCTTCCATGACCGGGAGTGAACACCGGCTGACGGCAGTGCCGGCCCAGCCCGGTGGCAATGATCGGTCCGCGCTGCCCGTATCCTCGCGTACCCCCGTGGCACCCCGGACGACGCCGATCTCGGTGCATCCGGCGGCCCTGCCGGGGAGCGGGGCAAGGGTGGTCGCGCGCGCCGCCGAGGACCGGCCGGGTGGCGATTTCGACTCTGCAGTGCAGGACTCGGAGCGGGGGGACACGAATCGTGGGCACTGA
- a CDS encoding ComF family protein, with protein sequence MRGWWREISGLVLPVSCSGCGRARTELCEKCRAELYGEVPHRVRPVPEPAGLPVVHAAAAYENAVRAVLLAHKERGALGLAGALGKALAGAVRAGTGQVGVSGPVLLVPVPSTRRAVAARGHDPMRRIALAAAGELRRGGTRARVVAVLRQRRPVADQAGLGARQRQANLAGALEVVAGGERLLVAGRVVLVDDLLTTGASLAEAARAIRTADGHTGALSGSGQAAVVAVSPPAFEINRNYQ encoded by the coding sequence ATGCGGGGATGGTGGCGGGAGATCTCCGGACTGGTTCTGCCGGTGTCCTGTAGTGGCTGCGGCAGGGCGCGTACCGAGCTGTGCGAGAAATGCCGTGCGGAGCTGTACGGCGAGGTGCCGCACCGGGTCAGGCCCGTGCCGGAGCCCGCGGGCCTGCCAGTGGTGCATGCGGCCGCCGCGTACGAGAACGCGGTACGTGCGGTGCTCCTGGCCCATAAGGAGCGGGGGGCACTGGGGCTGGCCGGGGCACTCGGCAAGGCGCTGGCGGGGGCCGTACGGGCCGGGACGGGGCAGGTGGGTGTCAGCGGCCCGGTTCTGCTCGTGCCCGTGCCGTCGACGCGGCGGGCCGTGGCGGCACGGGGGCATGATCCGATGCGCCGGATCGCGCTGGCCGCCGCGGGCGAATTGCGGCGCGGAGGTACCCGTGCCCGGGTGGTCGCGGTGCTTCGGCAGCGGCGGCCGGTGGCCGATCAGGCGGGGCTGGGAGCCCGGCAGAGGCAGGCGAATCTTGCGGGGGCACTGGAAGTCGTGGCCGGGGGCGAACGGCTGCTTGTGGCCGGACGGGTGGTGCTGGTGGACGACCTTTTGACGACCGGTGCCTCGTTGGCCGAGGCAGCCCGGGCGATCAGGACAGCGGACGGGCACACGGGTGCCCTGTCCGGCAGCGGGCAGGCGGCGGTTGTCGCGGTGTCTCCGCCGGCCTTTGAAATAAACCGGAACTACCAGTGA
- a CDS encoding GNAT family N-acetyltransferase produces MEPITLTTERLLLRPFTIGDADEVHAACQDPDIQRWTVVPSPYSRADAELFAGKLSPGGWRDDSMYNFAVIPREGGALAGALGINRRNLPGTYEVGFWTAKEHRGRGYMTEAVLSAARWTFTSLGGDRLEWRAEAGNVASRAVALRTGFRMEGEQRSGLLNKGVRRDAWVGALIPSDLGLQGTHAYLPATA; encoded by the coding sequence ATGGAGCCGATCACCCTCACCACCGAGCGTCTGCTGCTGCGCCCCTTCACGATCGGCGACGCGGACGAGGTCCACGCCGCTTGTCAGGACCCGGACATCCAGCGCTGGACGGTCGTGCCCTCGCCGTACAGCCGCGCCGACGCGGAGCTCTTCGCGGGGAAGCTGTCCCCCGGCGGCTGGCGCGACGACTCCATGTACAACTTCGCGGTGATCCCGCGCGAGGGCGGGGCCCTGGCGGGCGCGCTCGGCATCAATCGCCGCAATCTGCCGGGCACGTACGAGGTGGGGTTCTGGACCGCCAAGGAGCACCGGGGCCGCGGCTACATGACGGAGGCCGTGCTGTCCGCCGCCCGCTGGACCTTCACCTCGCTCGGCGGCGACCGGCTGGAATGGCGGGCCGAGGCCGGCAATGTCGCCTCGCGTGCCGTGGCGCTTCGGACGGGATTCCGGATGGAGGGCGAGCAGCGGTCGGGACTGCTCAACAAGGGCGTCCGGCGCGACGCGTGGGTGGGGGCGCTGATCCCGTCCGATCTCGGCCTGCAGGGCACTCACGCCTACCTGCCCGCCACCGCCTGA
- a CDS encoding winged helix-turn-helix domain-containing protein translates to MTSAPPPAAELSTDQARRIALRAQGFLGAPDRRAGVPGVLRHLGAVQLDTISVLARSHELIPYARLGAVGRRTVEDAYWSAGRSFEYWSHAACILPVEEWPHFAFRRRAYRSRPHWHHDLPDGAYETVIKQLRAEGPLTATELGGAKNGGEWWDWSASKVAVERALMYGEVVCTKRRSWKRVYDLAERALPDTVLHDDLDDAECLRRLVALAGQSLGVGTRADIADYHRLRGEQFDAVVADSGLVPVTVQGWAKPAWADPAALASEPRGRHRTTLLSPFDSLVWERARTERIFGFTHRLEAYVPKPKRIHGYFAMPLLAGGKLQGRVDPAREGSTLVARQVSLEGRKAVAPMAEALVEAASWVGCTDVRLERVDAPELRGPLAQEIARALA, encoded by the coding sequence ATGACGTCTGCGCCGCCTCCCGCCGCCGAACTCTCCACCGACCAGGCGCGCAGGATCGCCCTGCGCGCCCAGGGCTTCCTGGGCGCTCCGGACCGCAGGGCCGGGGTTCCGGGCGTGTTGCGGCACCTCGGTGCCGTACAGCTCGACACGATCTCGGTGCTGGCCCGCTCGCACGAACTGATCCCGTACGCACGCCTCGGCGCCGTCGGCCGGCGCACGGTCGAGGACGCGTACTGGTCGGCCGGCCGCAGCTTCGAGTACTGGTCGCACGCGGCGTGCATCCTGCCGGTCGAGGAGTGGCCGCACTTCGCGTTCCGCCGCCGCGCCTACCGCTCGCGCCCCCACTGGCACCACGACCTGCCGGACGGCGCCTACGAAACGGTGATCAAGCAGCTGCGCGCCGAGGGCCCGCTGACGGCGACGGAGCTGGGCGGAGCGAAGAACGGCGGGGAGTGGTGGGACTGGTCGGCGTCGAAGGTCGCCGTCGAGCGCGCCCTGATGTACGGCGAGGTGGTGTGCACCAAGCGGCGCAGCTGGAAGCGGGTGTACGACCTCGCCGAGCGGGCCCTGCCCGACACCGTGCTGCACGACGATCTGGACGACGCGGAGTGCCTGCGACGGCTGGTCGCGCTCGCGGGGCAGTCCCTGGGCGTCGGCACCCGCGCGGACATCGCGGACTACCACCGGCTCAGGGGCGAGCAGTTCGACGCGGTGGTGGCGGACTCCGGGCTGGTGCCGGTGACGGTGCAGGGCTGGGCGAAGCCGGCCTGGGCGGACCCGGCAGCGCTGGCCTCCGAGCCGCGCGGGCGGCACCGTACGACCCTGTTGTCGCCGTTCGACTCGCTGGTCTGGGAGCGGGCGCGCACCGAGCGGATCTTCGGTTTCACCCATCGCCTGGAGGCCTACGTCCCCAAGCCCAAGCGGATACATGGTTACTTCGCGATGCCGCTGCTGGCGGGCGGAAAGCTGCAGGGCCGCGTCGATCCGGCGCGCGAGGGAAGCACGCTGGTCGCCCGCCAGGTGTCCCTGGAGGGCAGGAAGGCCGTGGCACCGATGGCCGAGGCGCTGGTGGAGGCCGCGTCCTGGGTCGGTTGTACGGATGTCCGGCTGGAGCGGGTCGACGCACCGGAACTGCGCGGGCCGTTGGCTCAGGAAATCGCCCGAGCTCTGGCGTGA
- a CDS encoding LpqB family beta-propeller domain-containing protein: MGTDRRRDGHGRVLGLFALLGCGVVLLSACGSMPVTGDVKAVDASQPGDSQVQVYAVAPRDNATPNEVVDGFLESMTSDDSDFRTTRKYLTRKAASTWKPSAFTTVLTKAPNRSDRPFRDSDPGITEITYTLTGERVATVDAQSAYQPLAPTDYNQSLHLVKENGPEGKEWRIDLVPDGLLLGQSDFKRLYRSVDKYYFAAGRTSEQSTLVADPVYLRSRTDPVTGMDTVTQAVRSLLAGPTSWLRPVVDSRFPAGTSLKKGVTSLAPDDRNVLKVPLNKKADGVGQRSCRMMASQVLYTLRDLTSARVEQVELQRSDGSPLCVLGTDQAEEFAPDGSSSGPDSQYFVDGKGRVERIPGSTKGSGTPEVVSGPLGDGPVRMGAVGVARDEQWAAAVSRDKRSLYVSSIVSDGELPAAAVTSKAQNPNNRLSVPSWDGRGDLWVADRDPGNRRLLRLTGGAGKPQEVTVPSLDGGRIEALRMSADGVRIALLVSEDGHNTLKIGRIERRGPEKEQKVSVVELRQAAPQLTDVTAMSWSGRSRLVVVGKEQGGVQQVRYVQADGSTAASGVLPGVNQVSSVAAADDEQLPLMAATSSDGIVKLSPGDNWQTVVKEGSSLVYPG; this comes from the coding sequence GTGGGCACTGACCGTCGTAGGGACGGCCATGGACGTGTGCTGGGGCTGTTCGCGCTGCTCGGATGCGGTGTCGTGCTGCTGTCCGCGTGCGGCTCGATGCCCGTCACCGGGGATGTCAAGGCTGTCGACGCCTCACAGCCCGGCGACTCCCAGGTGCAGGTGTATGCCGTGGCGCCGCGTGACAACGCCACTCCCAACGAGGTCGTCGACGGCTTCCTGGAGTCCATGACGAGCGATGACTCGGACTTCAGGACTACCCGAAAGTACCTGACGAGGAAGGCAGCCAGTACCTGGAAGCCGAGCGCGTTCACGACAGTGCTCACCAAGGCGCCGAACCGGAGCGACCGCCCGTTCCGCGACAGCGACCCCGGCATCACGGAGATCACCTACACCCTGACCGGTGAGAGGGTGGCAACGGTCGACGCCCAGAGTGCCTATCAGCCACTCGCGCCTACGGACTACAACCAGTCCCTGCATCTGGTGAAGGAGAACGGGCCGGAGGGCAAGGAGTGGCGCATCGACCTCGTGCCGGACGGCCTTCTGCTCGGGCAGTCGGACTTCAAGCGTCTCTACCGCTCTGTGGACAAGTACTACTTCGCCGCAGGGCGGACGTCGGAGCAGTCGACCCTGGTCGCCGACCCCGTCTATCTCCGCAGCCGGACGGATCCTGTCACGGGGATGGACACCGTGACACAGGCGGTCCGCAGCCTCCTGGCAGGGCCGACCAGTTGGCTGCGACCGGTGGTCGACTCCCGTTTCCCCGCAGGTACGTCGCTGAAGAAGGGCGTCACCTCGCTGGCGCCCGACGACCGCAACGTACTGAAGGTCCCGCTCAACAAGAAGGCGGACGGCGTCGGACAGCGCTCCTGCCGCATGATGGCCTCACAGGTCCTCTACACCTTGCGGGACCTGACGTCCGCACGGGTCGAGCAGGTCGAACTGCAGCGCTCCGACGGCTCCCCGCTGTGCGTCCTCGGGACGGATCAGGCGGAGGAGTTCGCACCTGACGGTTCGTCGAGTGGGCCGGACAGCCAGTACTTCGTCGATGGCAAGGGGCGTGTGGAGCGAATTCCTGGCAGTACCAAGGGCAGTGGCACCCCGGAGGTGGTTTCAGGTCCGCTCGGCGACGGACCGGTGCGGATGGGCGCGGTCGGTGTGGCCAGGGACGAGCAGTGGGCGGCGGCGGTCTCGCGCGACAAGAGGTCCCTCTACGTGTCGTCCATTGTCTCGGACGGCGAGCTTCCTGCGGCTGCGGTGACCAGCAAGGCCCAGAACCCGAACAACCGTCTGTCGGTGCCGAGCTGGGACGGTCGGGGCGATCTCTGGGTGGCCGACCGGGATCCCGGTAACCGCAGACTGCTGCGGCTGACCGGCGGTGCCGGAAAGCCGCAGGAGGTCACCGTGCCAAGCCTGGACGGCGGGCGGATCGAGGCGCTGCGGATGTCCGCGGACGGCGTGCGGATCGCCCTCCTGGTGAGCGAGGACGGCCACAACACGCTGAAGATCGGCCGGATCGAGCGGCGCGGGCCGGAGAAGGAGCAGAAAGTCTCGGTGGTGGAGCTGCGACAGGCCGCACCGCAGCTGACGGATGTGACTGCGATGTCGTGGTCGGGCCGGAGCCGTCTCGTGGTGGTCGGCAAGGAGCAGGGCGGCGTGCAGCAGGTGCGCTATGTGCAGGCGGACGGCTCGACGGCCGCATCGGGTGTTCTGCCCGGTGTGAACCAGGTGTCGTCGGTCGCGGCGGCGGACGACGAGCAGTTGCCGCTGATGGCGGCCACGTCGAGCGACGGGATAGTGAAGCTGTCGCCGGGTGACAACTGGCAGACGGTGGTCAAGGAAGGTTCGTCGCTGGTCTACCCGGGCTGA
- the mtrA gene encoding two-component system response regulator MtrA has protein sequence MMSIMKGRVLVVDDDTALAEMLGIVLRGEGFEPSFVADGDKALAAFREAKPDLVLLDLMLPGRDGIEVCRLIRAESGVPIVMLTAKSDTVDVVVGLESGADDYIVKPFKPKELVARIRARLRRSEEPAPEQLAIGDLVIDVAGHSVKREGQSIALTPLEFDLLVALARKPWQVFTREVLLEQVWGYRHAADTRLVNVHVQRLRSKVEKDPERPEIVVTVRGVGYKAGPS, from the coding sequence ATGATGTCGATTATGAAGGGACGCGTCCTTGTCGTCGACGACGACACCGCACTGGCCGAGATGCTCGGGATTGTGCTGCGTGGTGAAGGGTTCGAACCGTCGTTCGTAGCGGACGGCGACAAGGCACTTGCCGCATTTCGTGAGGCCAAGCCGGACCTGGTCCTGCTGGATCTGATGCTGCCCGGTAGGGACGGCATCGAGGTCTGCAGGCTGATCAGGGCCGAGTCGGGTGTGCCGATCGTCATGCTCACTGCCAAGAGCGACACGGTTGACGTGGTGGTGGGCCTGGAATCCGGGGCCGACGACTACATCGTCAAGCCGTTCAAACCTAAGGAGTTGGTTGCCCGGATCAGGGCACGTCTGCGAAGGTCCGAGGAACCCGCGCCGGAGCAGCTGGCCATCGGGGATCTGGTCATCGATGTGGCCGGTCATTCGGTGAAGCGGGAGGGGCAGTCGATCGCCCTCACCCCGCTGGAGTTCGACCTGCTGGTCGCACTCGCCCGTAAGCCGTGGCAGGTCTTCACCCGTGAGGTACTGCTGGAGCAGGTCTGGGGATACCGCCACGCTGCCGACACCCGGCTGGTGAACGTGCATGTCCAGCGCCTGCGCTCCAAGGTCGAGAAGGACCCGGAGCGGCCCGAGATCGTGGTGACCGTCCGAGGTGTCGGTTACAAGGCCGGACCGAGCTGA
- the hpf gene encoding ribosome hibernation-promoting factor, HPF/YfiA family: MDIVVKGRKTEVPERFRKHVAEKLKLDKIQKFDGKVISLDVEVSKEPNPRQADRSDRVEITLRSRGPVIRAEAAAGDPYAALDLATGKLEARLRKQHDKRYSRRGNGRIPAAEVAETVPGAASFNGEGDLVGNEAAQSVPTTRFGSLEVQGEGPLVMREKTHVAAPMSLDQALYEMELVGHDFYLFVDSETKEPSVVYRRHAYDYGVIHLRTDPLAADEAGGAGGALGG, from the coding sequence GTGGACATCGTCGTCAAGGGCCGCAAGACCGAGGTGCCCGAGCGGTTCCGCAAGCACGTGGCCGAAAAGCTGAAGCTGGACAAGATCCAGAAGTTCGACGGCAAGGTGATCAGCCTCGACGTCGAGGTGTCCAAGGAGCCGAACCCCCGTCAGGCCGACCGTTCCGACCGGGTGGAGATCACGCTCCGCTCGCGTGGGCCGGTCATCCGGGCGGAAGCGGCCGCAGGCGACCCGTACGCAGCGCTGGACCTGGCCACCGGCAAGCTGGAGGCGCGGCTGCGCAAGCAGCACGACAAGCGCTACAGCCGTCGTGGCAACGGCCGGATTCCCGCTGCCGAAGTCGCCGAGACCGTGCCGGGCGCGGCGTCGTTCAACGGCGAGGGCGATCTGGTCGGCAACGAGGCGGCTCAGTCCGTACCCACCACCAGGTTCGGCTCGCTGGAGGTGCAGGGCGAGGGTCCGCTGGTGATGCGGGAGAAGACGCACGTCGCCGCACCGATGTCGCTCGATCAGGCGCTCTACGAGATGGAGCTGGTCGGGCACGACTTCTATCTGTTCGTCGACTCCGAGACGAAGGAACCCAGTGTCGTCTACCGACGGCATGCCTATGACTACGGTGTCATTCATCTGAGGACCGATCCGCTGGCCGCCGATGAGGCGGGCGGCGCGGGCGGTGCGCTCGGCGGCTGA
- a CDS encoding response regulator transcription factor, which yields MADTFGPVRDANDADGATGADADSGSGKEPIRVLVVDDHALFRRGLEIVLAQEEDIQVIGEAGDGAEAVDKAADLLPDIVLMDVRMPKRGGIEACTSIKEVAPSAKIIMLTISDEEADLYDAIKAGATGYLLKEISTDEVATAIRAVADGQSQISPSMASKLLTEFKSMIQRTDERRLVPAPRLTDRELEVLKLVATGMNNRDIAKELFISENTVKNHVRNILEKLQLHSRMEAVVYAMREKILEIR from the coding sequence ATGGCGGACACCTTCGGGCCCGTACGCGATGCGAATGATGCCGACGGCGCTACCGGGGCGGACGCGGACAGTGGTTCCGGCAAGGAGCCGATCCGGGTCCTCGTGGTGGATGACCACGCGCTCTTCCGCAGAGGCCTGGAGATCGTCCTCGCTCAGGAGGAGGATATCCAGGTCATCGGCGAGGCGGGTGACGGGGCGGAGGCGGTCGACAAGGCGGCCGATCTGCTGCCCGACATCGTGCTGATGGATGTACGGATGCCCAAGCGCGGCGGCATCGAGGCCTGCACGTCGATCAAGGAGGTGGCCCCCAGTGCGAAGATCATCATGCTGACGATCAGCGACGAGGAGGCCGATCTCTACGACGCGATCAAGGCGGGCGCCACCGGCTATCTCCTCAAGGAGATCTCCACGGACGAGGTGGCCACCGCGATTCGCGCGGTCGCCGACGGGCAGTCCCAGATCAGCCCCTCCATGGCGTCCAAACTGCTTACCGAGTTCAAGTCGATGATCCAGCGGACCGACGAGCGCAGGCTGGTGCCGGCGCCGCGGCTCACCGACCGGGAACTCGAAGTCCTGAAACTTGTTGCAACGGGCATGAATAATCGCGATATCGCGAAGGAACTGTTCATTTCCGAGAACACCGTGAAGAACCACGTCCGCAACATCCTGGAGAAGTTGCAGCTGCACTCCAGGATGGAAGCCGTGGTCTACGCCATGCGGGAGAAGATCCTGGAGATCAGATGA